In Dermacentor albipictus isolate Rhodes 1998 colony chromosome 6, USDA_Dalb.pri_finalv2, whole genome shotgun sequence, the following proteins share a genomic window:
- the Nrg gene encoding neuroglian encodes MALVPALLLLLGAAVVGAVVPSPPTMVKQPKHEQLYQVSQSQDELDKPFLLECEAQGHPEPTYEWTKNNKEFDYVSYDKRISQQPRRGTLVFTKPDDVDEGLYQCRATNLHGTSVSNSVFLRKAELNNFAEETTKEVYVVEGDPLSLDCNPPTGYPRPNIFWLIQYSSGALRNVNSSRITADPEGDLHFSRVELGDALSDAVYTCSATSVFRREYKIGNKIQLKVEPTSSAGKAEHAPVKQYLSPPNLVALRGHELKLYCIYGGTPSPQISWSKRGSNPTSRRFTYSNYGKTLEIRSVGFEDEGTYECQANNGVGVAQTHAMHVKVEAAPYWLRVPDNTNAAEEESVSFECAATGIPEPKLQWFVNGVPVEKAEPNARRKVEGTLLTIEALTKRDTAVYQCNASNPHGYAFRDFYLNVLALPPTITEAPEQLTLAVVTSRVTLRCRVFGAPRPEVKWMKEAQELTGGRYHVLDSGDLQIDDLLVTDQGEYTCYASNKFGDASASGSLEVKGKTLITQPPENYEVAADKSATFRCNAEADPSLELRIEWLFNGQPVDPEADARMVQAGDNSLTITRTIELDSGIYTCVARTELDSDRAQATLTVQDVPNPPQMVKVDCDGLMALVEWKPTGDRRAPILSYSIQYNTSFSPDTWEDAFVNIPAPDTKFKVSMSPWANYTFRVVARNKIGPSLPSGASSRCTTPEDVPHKNPDRVMGRGDRFDNLLITWTPMPPIEHNAPAFFYKVLWKRDDIPDATWNSRIIEDWKQNRHVEYGQPTFKPYRIKVEAHNRRGQAHTAATEIIGYSGENVPLAAPQDFRVANVVDARTANFTWSPVSPESVRGHFRGYKIQTWTPDEGEEKLREVVVPANVTTATVSLFRPFSSNLVHVLVFNDMYNGPPSDSIEITTPEGVPGPVASFEGIPMGSTGIYLLWKRPLEANGVLTGYHIYYEEVRGTQLGPKMERQPPVRDPLESRAKLAGLKPRTKYRITIHAATAQGQGDPNFIELETADESERVPDMPDFTWAYLPDRDGHAAVQVTWLPAMAGHPGSHFYVQYRRKGDETWETTMVEKNEDNILVKGLETGALYEMRVIAVDGKHQRPSRIEEVETGGLAIRAPGSPDAVAGAAWFIGMMCALALLLLLLILVCLVKRNRGGKYSVHDKEVAQGRDLDYDGGFHEYTKPAQQAPVRGSRTSLHSSTKESDSDSMAEYGEGDPGQFGEDGSFIGEYGPKRRQQQQLQQQRPPEMTSPSALATFV; translated from the exons ATGGCGCTTGTAccagcactgctgctgctgctgggtgcAGCAGTGGTGGGTGCAGTGGTGCCCTCTCCGCCCACCATGGTGAAACAGCCCAAACACGAGCAGCTGTACCAGGTGTCCCAGTCTCAGGATGAGTTGGACAAGCCATTCCTACTCGAGTGTGAAGCTCAAGGCCACCCCGAGCCCACGTACGAATGGACAAAGAACAACAAGGAGTTTGACTACGTCTCGTATGACAAGCGAATCTCGCAGCAGCCCCGCCGTGGTACGCTCGTCTTCACCAAGCCAGACGATGTCGACGAAGGATTGTACCAGTGCCGCGCAACCAACCTTCATGGCACATCTGTGTCCAATTCTGTGTTCCTGCGCAAGGCTGAACTCAACAACTTTGCAGAGGAGACCACCAAAGAAGTTTATGTGGTAGAGGGTGACCCACTGTCGCTCGACTGTAACCCTCCCACGGGTTACCCACGCCCAAACATCTTCTGGCTAATACAGTACTCGAGCGGTGCACTGCGCAACGTCAACTCGTCGCGCATCACCGCCGATCCCGAGGGTGATCTGCACTTCTCACGTGTTGAACTGGGTGACGCACTTTCAGATGCCGTATACACCTGCAGTGCCACGTCGGTGTTCAGGCGTGAATACAAGATTGGCAATAAGATCCAGTTGAAAGTCGAGCCAACGTCGAGTGCAGGAAAGGCAGAACACGCACCCGTCAAGCAGTATCTGTCGCCCCCAAACCTTGTTGCACTTCGGGGCCACGAACTGAAACTCTACTGCATCTACGGGGGTACGCCATCACCCCAGATCTCGTGGTCCAAGCGGGGCTCAAATCCAACGTCGCGACGCTTCACATACTCCAATTATGGCAAGACGCTGGAAATTCGTTCAGTGGGCTTTGAGGACGAGGGCACGTACGAGTGCCAAGCCAACAATGGTGTGGGTGTAGCCCAGACCCACGCCATGCATGTCAAGGTGGAAGCAGCACCGTACTGGCTGCGTGTGCCGGACAACACAAACGCGGCTGAAGAGGAAAGTGTCAGCTTTGAGTGCGCAGCAACAGGCATCCCCGAGCCCAAACTGCAGTGGTTTGTAAATGGCGTGCCGGTTGAGAAGGCCGAGCCCAATGCCCGCCGCAAAGTTGAGGGTACATTGCTCACCATCGAGGCACTTACCAAACGTGATACGGCTGTCTATCAGTGCAACGCCTCCAACCCTCATGGCTATGCCTTCCGTGACTTCTACCTCAATGTGCTCG CACTTCCACCTACCATCACGGAAGCGCCTGAACAGCTTACACTGGCTGTGGTAACGTCGAGGGTGACTCTGCGTTGCCGTGTGTTTGGAGCTCCGCGACCCGAAGTAAAGTGGATGAAGGAAGCCCAGGAGCTGACCGGAGGCCGCTACCATGTCCTCGACTCGGGCGACTTACAGATTGACGACCTGCTAGTCACTGACCAGGGAGAATATACTTGCTATGCTAGCAATAAATTTGGTGATGCTTCAGCATCTGGGTCATTAGAAGTCAAAGGCAAGACACTCATCACTCAGCCACCTGAGAATTATGAG GTGGCGGCAGACAAGAGTGCAACCTTCCGGTGCAATGCAGAAGCAGATCCAAGCCTGGAACTACGCATCGAATGGCTATTCAATGGCCAGCCTGTGGACCCAGAAGCAGATGCACGTATGGTGCAGGCGGGCGACAACTCGCTCACCATCACACGCACCATTGAGCTCGACTCGGGTATCTACACGTGTGTGGCACGCACTGAGCTCGACAGTGATCGTGCACAGGCCACTCTAACTGTCCAGG ATGTGCCCAATCCACCACAGATGGTCAAAGTTGACTGCGATGGTCTCATGGCTCTCGTGGAGTGGAAGCCCACAGGCGATCGGCGGGCCCCTATACTGTCATACTCCATTCAATACAACACTTCCTTCAGCCCTGACACATGGGAAGATGCCTTTGTGAACATACCCGCCCCTGACACTAAGTTCAAGGTTTCCATGAGTCCCTGGGCCAACTACACGTTCCGGGTGGTGGCTCGCAACAAGATCGGGCCCTCGCTGCCCTCAGGGGCATCGTCGAGGTGCACGACTCCTGAAGACGTGCCACACAAGAACCCCGACCGCGTCATGGGCCGTGGTGACCGCTTCGACAACCTGCTCATCACATGGACACCTATGCCTCCCATTGAGCACAATGCACCGGCCTTCTTCTACAAAGTACTTTGGAAGCGTGACGACATCCCTGATGCCACATGGAATTCTCGCATCATTGAGGACTGGAAGCAGAATCGACACGTCGAGTATGGCCAGCCTACGTTCAAGCCATATCGTATCAAGGTTGAGGCCCACAACCGGCGAGGCCAGGCACACACAGCTGCCACCGAAATCATTGGATACTCAGGTGAGAATGTGCCATTGGCCGCTCCTCAAGACTTCAGGGTGGCGAATGTTGTCGACGCCCGCACGGCCAACTTCACTTGGAGTCCCGTCAGTCCAGAGTCCGTGCGGGGCCACTTCCGTGGCTACAAGATCCAAACATGGACTCCCGATGAAGGTGAAGAGAAACTGCGAGAAGTGGTGGTGCCGGCGAATGTGACGACAGCAACAGTCAGTCTGTTCCGGCCATTTTCGAGCAACCTGGTCCACGTACTGGTATTCAATGACATGTACAATGGTCCACCGTCAGACAGCATAGAAATCACCACACCCGAGGGCGTTCCAGGGCCAGTAGCTTCGTTCGAGGGTATTCCAATGGGCTCGACAGGCATTTACCTGCTCTGGAAGCGCCCGTTGGAGGCCAACGGTGTGCTGACAGGCTACCACATTTACTATGAGGAGGTACGTGGCACTCAGCTTGGGCCCAAGATGGAGCGACAGCCACCTGTGCGTGACCCCTTGGAGTCGCGAGCCAAACTGGCAGGCCTCAAGCCACGCACCAAGTACCGGATTACAATCCATGCAGCCACTGCACAGGGCCAAGGGGATCCCAACTTCATCGAGCTGGAGACGGCCGATGAGTCTGAGCGTGTGCCAGACATGCCCGACTTTACGTGGGCCTACCTGCCGGATCGGGATGGACATGCAGCTGTGCAG GTGACTTGGTTGCCAGCTATGGCGGGCCACCCGGGCAGCCACTTCTATGTTCAGTACCGACGCAAGGGTGACGAGACGTGGGAGACCACCATGGTAGAGAAGAACGAGGACAACATCCTGGTCAAGGGCCTGGAGACAGGCGCCCTGTACGAGATGCGGGTCATTGCCGTCGACGGAAAACACCAACGACCTTCGCGAATCGAGGAGGTCGAGACTGGAGGCCTTG CCATCCGGGCACCAGGCAGTCCCGACGCAGTGGCTGGTGCAGCCTGGTTCATCGGCATGATGTGCGCCCTGGCCCTGCTCCTGCTGCTTCTCATCCTCGTGTGCCTGGTGAAGCGTAACCGTGGTGGCAAGTACTCGGTCCACGATAAGGAAGTGGCCCAGGGTCGAGACCTTGACTATGACGGAGGCTTCCACGAATACACTAAGCC TGCCCAGCAGGCACCGGTGCGTGGCAGCCGGACTTCGCTGCACTCTAGCACCAAGGAGAGCGACAGCGACAGCATGGCTGAGTACGGAGAAGGCGACCCGGGTCAGTTTGGCGAGGATGGCTCCTTCATTGGCGAGTACGGCCCCAAacgccggcagcagcagcagctgcagcagcagcggccacccGAGATGACATCCCCTTCGGCGTTGGCCACATTTGTCTGA